AGGAGAAAAATCTCTTAACAAGAATGAAACACTCCTAGCAAGTGTTGGACCTAAAGTAAATGAACTAACATGTCAAAAATGCAATCTCAACAAATTGGTACTGCCTATATAAATCTTTCCTTACATTCTGGCCTACTTTTCGCTAGGTTTGCATGGATTCTAAGAAATTGTGGGTCTTTCTAAACAACTTCCTAAACACAATAGAAAATGAAGCTAAGAAATAGTCCATATGAATCCTTCAAGAAATTCATATGCAATTTATATTACACCTTTCTTTGTTTTGATGTACTCATATTGAACAGGTGTGAAATTGAAATACTTTGTGCATATTCTTCAAAATACAGAAAAAAACTTCACCATAGTATTGATACTTGCACACACCCGCATTGAATATATATGCATAGCTAAGCCCACATAATATGTATACCATCAAACAAATATAAGTAAGGTTGCCCAAGAAATACCTCACTCTTAAAAGCTTGTCCCACTCATTTTCTTCACTGCTACTTGCCAAGTTATCCTCTTTCTTCTCAACATTTTGTACACAAGTGTCTTCACTTACCACCATATCTGATGCTATTCCAGCTTGCTCTTCTGCCCCATCCTCATTCCATTCCAATGACTAGCAAAAGAGAAAGGAAAACACAACaggtacaaaaaaaaatcagcaaGACATTAGAATGATCTTATAATGATTGTTGTTCCTAAGATCTTGCATAGAAGTTGCCAAAGAAACAAATACTGCTTCCATAGTCAGGGAGCAGAATAAATACCGtagaattcttttttaaaatagcATCTTATGTTAAAGACAAATTGAATCATAACTCTGTAACTACAAGTTGAAGACAAGCAAGAGTATCCATGAAAAGTAAAAAGCTTTAGATTCACGAAAATAGACCACCAATAAAAATCTCAACTTAGAAAGACGCCgaaccataataaacagaaagTGGAAGATTCATCATTGTCACAGACACTTTACTAAGAGTGCATGGACAGTCATTACATGCCATTCATCATTGTCACAGACACTTTACTAAGAGTGCATGGACAGTCATTACATGCCATACCAGACAAAAGATCAACTGCATCACACTAAATAGCACAAGTCATAAAAAACTGTTCATTACGTGCAGAGCATAATTAGACAATTAAAGTGATTCTACTTTTTGAGCATGTAAATTTATCCAGTGAAAAGTTCACGGCATGCCATTCAAATCCAAACAAACTTGTAATGTTAACACAGCTAAAACATATACCACTCCAGTAAATTTATCTTTTACTTGGAATCGATCTGACAATTTATTCTCTATAGCAGCCTTCATCTTCAAGAATATACAGAACAATAAAGAAACAAGCTTGATAAGGGATGTAGAAAGAGTTTGGAAAAAAACAGTTTGCATTAGGGGGACTTAAGTTACAATAAATTCAGCATATTCTCCCAAGTAGGTTGAATCAGAGAAAACTTCTGAAGGAGCATTTGAAGAACTCAACAAGGCATAATGCCATAAGAACACTAACTCCAACATTTCTCCCACGCCATAAAAAAGGAGAGTTACGCTCACGACAAATACATAGCCTGTTTCAGAGACGGAAAATTACCAGTTGGAAGTTCCCAGAGAAATTTTCTACTTGCAACTGGTATGAGAGTTAGAGTTCGGATTAAGTTGATGTTGTTAAATTTGAGTAGCCAACTATAGTTTTGTCATTTATCACCTTTCCAGCAATGACAGCACAATATCTGGTTTAAGGTCGTTAGATAAAAACGATTTAACATTTTCCTTGTGTATTTCAATTACTTATATTGGAAAGCAAGAACTAGAATCCTTAGCTGGAAACTTAAGTCCCCAAGTAAAATACAGTTACGTTGAATCTTCACCAAATTGATGATATGAGAATTGTGCTACGACAtttatgttttttcattttctcatcTCTGCTTCAACTATCTCTAATTCCAGcttcttcttttgttgttaaGTTCAATTTCTGCTGCTGTTACAGTGATGAAATAAAGTAATAGGCTATATTTGACtaaccccccacccccaccccaccccaccccaccccaaatAATGATCTTGGACCTTCACACTtgcttatatgaattttaattggAGAAACATGGTAGTGACGAATTATATAGCGAATCCAACATGTTTAATGATGCCTAGTTCTTGGATCCTCACACTTGCTCAGTTACTTCACAACTTCCAACTGTCCTTAGGTGCTCACTATCTATCTCACAGTTTGAGCTACAAATTAGACCCTAATTTGTCAGTTTTCCATTTCAGAATTATAGAGTTGGAAAATCATCCACTTCTACAAATCACTTTAAGAAATTTATGTCAATAAAGCAGATCTTTGGAAGAGCTATAGTTACCTTCACTGAGCCAAGCATATCATTCTCCAGTTCTGCTTCATTGTTATCAGGTGATTCTGACTGAAGATTTGAACGGTCAAGCAATTTCAAAATAGCATTTTCGTCCCACACAATCATAGTGCTGCCCTTGGTGCACTTATCTTTATACACATCACCCAGGCTACCAGTTCTCTTGCGCTTATGTTCTACTTCAGGAACTGTCTCATCTTTATTGCTGGAGTTTTCAACAGCATCTTTCTCTGCCATGCTAGAGGAATCACTAAAAAGTTCTTCTGTTCCCCATCGAAGGATGTCCTCAACCTCCTTTTGGGACCCAGATTTGTTCACAAATAGCTGATCAAGCATCAACTTCCTCTTAGCAAGCTGAAGTATCCGTTCTTCAACACTGGCACGAACTACTAGCCGGTACACTAGAAGTCTCTTTGACTGTCCAATACGATGAGCCCGGTTCATTGCCTGGATATCTGCATGTGGATTGAAGTCAGAGTCATAGATAATAACAGTATCAGCAGTAGCCAAATTGATCCCCAGGCCACAAGAGCGTGTTGACAATAAGAAGACGAATCGGCTTTTGTCCTGATTAAACCGTGCTATTGCTGCTTGACGATCAGCCACAGCAACGGAGCCATCAACTCTTTCATATGTTTTTTGCCCAAATTCAATTGCCAAGTAATCCTCCAGAATATCTAGAAGCTTAGTCATCTGTGAAAATATAAGGACTCTGTGACCTTCTTTATGCAAACTTTTGAGCATAGAGTGCAGAAGAGTCAGTTTTCCAGAAGCCTTTATTCTCATTTCATGAAGAAATTCCACTGAACCAGATTCAGGCTCAGTTCCTGGGATAAGATAAGGATGGTTGCAAACTTTTCTTAACTGCATAACAATATTCAGCATTGACTGCTGTGCAATTCCTTTCCCGATGTTGCGAAGAAGCTGATAGTTCTTCGTAAGCATTGCACGGTAATATTCTGCCTGGATAGAAGATAACTCAACAGGAACCATTCGTTCAGTTTTAGGAGGAATATTTTGCATGGCATCTTTTTTCAGTCTGCGAAGCATGTGCGGAGCGACAAGCTTTTTCAATTCTTCCACCTTTTCGGCTGTTGTAAGATCATTAAACTTCTCCTCAAATGACGATAGTGAAGGAAATGACGATGGCTGCAAGAAATTTAATAAGTTATACATCTCGCCAATGTTGTTCTGAAGAGGAGTACCAGTCAATAGCACTCGATGCTGGAAAGAAAATGTGTTGAGCATGCTAAAGAGTTTACTACTAGAATTCTTAAGACGATGTCCCTCATCAACGACAAGAACTTCCCATGGGATCCCACGCAGATAAGTGGAATCAACGAGAACCATTTCATACGTAGTCAAAAGAACATTGAACTTGTATGAAGTAGACCTCTTATTCAGGTCACTTTGATCCCTTGAATGCCATTCAAATTGACGAATCACAGCTCTTGCTTTAGCAGTCCCATGGTATTCTACAACATTTAGGTGTGGAGCCCATAACTGAAACTCTGCCATCCAATTTGGCATTGTGGACAGAGGAACCAAAACAAGAGAAGGAAGTGCCGCATTAAACTCGGTATACAATGATGATAAGAAAGCAGAAGCTGATATTGTCTTCCCAAGTCCCATCTCGTCAGCAAGAATGACATTTTTGGATTTATGCCAACACTTGCGCAACCAATTTAAGGCTTCCATTTGATGTGGAAATAATGAGCCTCCCAGTTCTTTAGGCTGCTCTGTCAGAGTAACTATATCATTTTTCTGGCGTTCTTTCCTTTTTCTCGCCATATCATCCTTGGTAGCATTTCTAGCTAATGCTTGGGATTCAAACTGATTAAACTGATCAATCAAATGAGATGACTTTGCAATCACAGGTTCCTCTATTTTTTCCCAAGTACATTCATCATAAGGAAGACCGGTCCATCTCACAAACACTTCATCTGAACCACTCGTACCAGGCCGAGTTGCAATAATTCGCTGAGGCAACTTCCACTGTTcatcacaaatatttattgttgcTGTCCCATACTTTGCCTTGTAGTTGTCCAGCTTTCTTTTTGCCAGAATTTTCAGTTGAGACTCTGGGATCCAAGAGTTATGAATATTTGATTTCCCAACCCACTTAACAAGATATTCATAGACAACATTTACGCTGTTAGAAGTTGATGGTTTAGCCAAGACAGTCTCCTCACTTTTCTTGAAAGAGGTGGTATCTGTAGTAATCATTTCATCTTTTCCCTTGGCAGCTCCAACTTCATGAGTCCCAGATGTGACATCATCCTTTGACTTGGTTTTGTCATTATAGTTCTTTTCAGTGGAATCATTGCTTTCTCCAGAAGTATTCTGCGTATTAGCCAGATAATCATCAGCATTCACAGCAATGTCTTCTTCATTGTTGTTGATTGCACCTTCAGATACTGAACCTTGAGAGTCTTCCTTTACTGTGCCAGTTCCTTCCGTGCATTCTCTGCTACCTGATCTTCTGCACACATGCATTTCATCCTTGCTGGTATCATCCTTCGAGCTTTTTCCTTTATCAGGAATGTCCAAAGTTTCTTGAGAGCCACTGCCTGGATATTCTATACCAACCTCAACTACGGACACATCACCGCTGGGTTTTCCATCATTTACTTCCTCTCTCGCTGAATCTCTCAATGCTGGGTCATTTGCATTTATTCCAGGGATATCATGTGAACAACTAATATTATCATCTTGCACTCGACATGCCAGAACCCTATCAACCTGCAATTAAACATGTGTCAAAATAGGAAAACAGATTAAGATTATCATCAATCTCCTTTTGTTTCTCTGCCCTTTTAAGGGAAGTTTTACAAATTACATCAAAGAGTGATAAAGGAACagattattcttattattaaatgataataataaaccTATAAGTTAGTCCTTGGAACAAGTACCTGTTGAAGACTGGGACcattattatcatatattaaaGGTTCAACAGCAACTTTTCCAGCTTCATGTGACAGATCTGATGGCTGAGCACCCTCTTCAGAAACCAACTGCATTAGcccaaaaaaagaaataaaatcaacaaaagaaacaATTCTTGAGTTGGCTTTTGCAtattacaatatcaattaaattaaaaagaaaacagaCAGCTCAGAAAATTGCTGCttcccttctttctctctttttcttttttggcctTTCCAGTTTAGTTCCTAATTCATATAATTCCCACGCCCTTCAAATAAACTATTTTCTTTTACAAGCTAAAGTAAAGCTGTTTTTATACCAAAAAATAGAACTACTATTATTAAGCAGGAATTCAAATGAAGTACAAAGCTTCAACTTTTTCCTCCTTGTTTAGAATAGCACAAAGTTCTATTAACTCAAATAGAAGCAAAACTGTACAATTGAAGAAATCAAGCAGATTAATACTATCAATTAACTAGACAAGATGGTCAACAATATGGTTTGATCCCTCTATGGATATTAGCCTCCAGGCCCCAAATATTGAAGGCCTTATTACGTGACTACAGTCTCCTCTCCTGAAAGTAGGTTATCACAATATTTAAGCATTCAtatcttacaaaaaaaaaaaagagacaaaatAAACTGACATGCCTGTTTTGGGACATGACGATTTAGATACTGAAATTAATACTCAAGCTCAATTCCTTCAAATAtccttttttcaattttaaataaaaagcatctaaaaaaatttaacactaTACTAGATTCAGGAGAAATaaacttttcttaaaaattatattacaattTAAGACTCTATCTAATATATAGAATTTTGCATTTGATTAACtaaattttatcataatctCGATAGAATGTGATTTAAAAAATCTATGTTCAGActaatttttggttttttaataGACAGATTTGCACCTTCTAAAAAACAAGGGCCCAAAAACTATTTTATTCCTCTTAACAGATGAAACTTttgttaatatattattttagtatttaaaattgtctaatattttgaattttgaattcaataattaaattataccaTATTGTTGATGGAATGTGATTCAAGGATCTATGTTTGgacaaaatctttttttttccaaatagaCGAGTATAATCTGTTTGAGATATATCTACACTATGATAAGAAGAGAAATTTCTAACATGAAATGTTGATTTACTTTTCTACCTATTATTAAGTACATTTCATGTTGgataaaatcataattatacTCTTAATTTGGTGATACTAAAATTCAGGATTTTGGATTTGAAAGTTGAGGACTGTCAAGCCTAACGTCATACTTAAATTTCTGAAGCagaaattttactttaaaaattttatgggattgaatttctttctttattgaGTAAGCCAAATAGGATCGACAATCatctttttcatatatttacaCATTATTCTTTAACTTTTATTACATGACTAAAAAGtaatttgtaaaataatattcgtgcatttaaaaaaaaagtctacTCCATAGATAAGATACACGTACGACATGCATGCCGTTAGACTGCTTAACGAAATTTTATTCTCcctttttctcctttaaaaTAGATTTAACATTGGATAGTCATTTACTTATATTCCTCATATTTAGGACTTCTAAATCAACTAAAATTCTATtgattatatcatttttaaatCGATATAAAtaacttcaaattaatttttaaaattcctaTTTTAAGTTGAGGGTCTATCAAAATATGTCTCTCTACTTCCAAGGTAGGGGTACAGTTTGAGCACACTTTACCCTCCCCAAGATCCCACTATCTGGGATTACACAtggtatgttgttgttaatgttgcACCTCTCTTCAATATCATGGTAAAAGATCTACTTGTAGACATGTTTAGCTTGGAAGAACTCACTCAAGGCTAACTTATGTTTTCTTTCCCCAACCAACAGATTGAAATGTTTTATCACTAAAGAAAAAACAACACAAATCTATCAAGCAAAACTGATGAAAAAGGTTTTGATCCATGTAATAAGGGTTTCATGTGTAACTTTGAAGCTGAGGATATTAGACATTTGTTCTTACATTGCATTGTTGCCAGAAATCTATGGGACATGTTCCTAAATATTTTTGGGCTATCGTGGTTTATGCCAAATAGCATGAAGGATGCCTTAATCAGCTGGTATAGTTGGAAGGGgcaaaaatcaagaagaaatatGAGGCAAACCATTCCTAGACTCTTAGTTATATATTGTCACAACATGGACATCATAGGAATCTGAGATATTTTAAGGAACCTAAGATTCATCCCTAGGAGCTAGATGTCTTATTAATTTGTGTAATTGTTATTATTGTGTAGGGACCAAGCCTCCTACTTTTGTAATACTACATCCTCTGCATGACTTCAATTAATAAGATATCCTACCTTATCAAAAATTGAAATCTACGAATCAAAAAAAAGAACAGATTTGAGAAAGAATACAAAACATAGGGATTATACCTCATCTTTAAGTTGGGTTTCAACAGTATCTCTCCTATCCCTATTTGATGCAGTCACTGAAGGCTGATGATTAACACGCTTACGCTTTTTCTGCAATTTGCTTGACTTTGAACCAGACCTTTTAGTATTATCAGCAACTTGCTTTCCCTTGTCAGTCCTAGATTTGTTCTGACTGTCAATGTTGTAAAAATTAGGCTTCCTTTTCCTGTCTTTTCTAGAAGCGGCCTCCGAAACAGCTACAGGTTCACCACCTGGAGATCTATCACTAGAAGGCAAGTCAGGCTTCTTTTCTGAGGCTTTGTCATTTGTCTTTGAATCCGTCATATTCAAAAAGGGTGTTGCATCATTCATTGAAGAGCTCGGCTTCTCCAATGGAGTATCTGCGGAAGGCACCCCCTTCTCAGCTGGAGTATCTGAAGGAGGCACTTCCTTCTCCACTGGATTATCTGCTGGAGGCACCTCCTTTTCTTTATCAGCACCTATGTGCAATGAACTACCATCTGCAGCACCATCCAGGGAACAGTGACTTGGTTCAATGTCACAAGGAACATCATTGGAGGAATTACCTGGCTTCTCCATTTGACTGAGGTGTGATAAAGGAGTTCTTTCTTTGCCCGAGGATCTTTTTTTACCAGGAATGGAGCTTTCAAAAATCAGGGATATTTTGGAGATTCCAGATGACTTATTTTCATTCTTTGCTTTTCCACCTGTAAATTTTGTCCTTGCCCGTTTCGAGACCATATCTAGAGGATTAACAGACTCATGTGTATCGTTCTTCTGGTAACATGTTGGACATTCCCACTTTCCAGTTGGTATACGCTATataggataaaaaaaaatgtcagtAACAAAAGTAAACTGGATAGGATAAATTGGAAACGGAAACCCAAACTACTACATGAAAGGTTTAAATGAAAATCGTCAATCCGGTTTGAAATAAAGCAACTATAAGTATACCTTAAGAGGAGGATCCAGACACTGAATATGGTATGTACGCGGACAGCTTTCACAGCAAAGCAAATTTCCACCAAGATCACAAACAACACATTCATAATAGTACTGGATGAGAGCAGATGGAAACAAGCGTCAGAAGCATTTTGAAAAGGCAAATGTATATAAGCGATAAAGGTCGTGGAAAATACGTAAATCACACAGTACATGAATCACACAGCAAGgcaataaaaatcaaatagctTTTTTGATCAGACAATTCTGGCAAGATGATAGCAAAACTAACGGTGAGAGCTTAGAGGTAACGTACTCATAAAGAACTAACCAAAAAGAGAAAAGCAAGGACAACCAAAAACGTTAAGAATACCAAGCTAAAGATGCATGTTGGTCTCTTGATCAAGAAGTAAGGGAAATCTTCCTCCTAACTACAGTTCAAGTCTTGTTTACCATGTAGTTTCACTCCcataaattgaaaagaaacaaagaaaaacataatgaatatACTAACCCCATCATTTCCTTTCTTCTTGCTAGAAGAACGACTTGAAGTGATTTCGTTTTTCACTCGACTGTTGGGTGAGTCACTCGAGGGTAAATCCAAGGGTTTTGAAGCCTTTTCTTTGCCATTTGACACATCAGGACCAGATGGAAGTTTTCGACGCTTGCGTTTTAAGACCCAGTTTCTGTTAATCATTTTACTGGACGGTGAACCGTTTTCTTTCACCATTGCATACGGGATTGTACATCTCAAGCCAGAAAATCAGGACCTTCAGGCATCAAACAAATCACATATGCCTGCAAAATTTTGTTTCTAAGAGCGTTAGACATGAACCTGAAAGGAAAAACTACAACACCTTTTGGAAATAAAGGTAAAGAAAGAAGATTTAAGCATACTGCATGAACAGAAAACATAGTAGGCTATTCAAATAGGAAAAAACTTTACATTATAATAACAACAAAGCTCCCTAAACTTCGATCTCGATTCTactttttcccttcttttttttagaaGCATCTTTGACGCTCTTAACTATAAAACAAATGGAAAAGCCACTTTCTTAGGGTGAACACAACATAGTGTGCTGGAGCTTTCTAATGCATTCACATAGATGACAACTTAGTTAGCTTATTAAATCTTCATTCACTGAACGAGTATCAAACACTGCTTCGTTGTAGATGATCATCTTTTATGTACATGATATTAGCTTGTGAATACCTAGCGTTGCGTAATCGAACATGTAATTGAGGATGCAAAGTAGAATGTTGAAACTAGATCCATGAAACTCATCGTAATTAATGTGTAAGAAAGATGAAAGCTACCTCGAAATTAAATGGTGGAaagaacacaaaaaataataacattggGAACACTAAACATGAATTGACCCTACAGAGACCAACAATGACCTAATAATTTCTAGAGAACCACTACAAATAAACCTTAAAACGAAGTTAGCATCAGCCAAAAGAAGATAATTGgcaaatttaaaaatgaacaCTAGGACAAAGTAGCAACGAGGTATACTTTTAATATAGTAGGTTGgtttagcaaaaaaaatatgCGTCCAGATAAACAGACATAAATACACTACCTTGACTAATTTAACAGAAAAAATAAGCATCACTTCCAGAAATTTTTCGAACTAGGATAAAACGAGACAAGTAGCTGAAATCATAAACTGAAGATGCAGCTAGTGGAATATGAAAGTATAACTTTGTAGGTTCAACATGGTTCATGAATCAAAATTGAAGTATATAAGGAAACcgaacttaattaattaaaggacaGTTTAGATTATCAGAAATGCAAGTACATCATTATTACTTGGAAAACACCAACTTCCACAATAATCGGTTTTCACCTATATTTTAAAGCATCAACTTCCACAACAACACAACAATCtatttcacacacacacacacacatatatatatatggggaGATGATTTAAAACCAAGCCCTCAAACAGAATTTAATTAACAGGCTTACGCCATAGTAAGGCAGGTTAGGGGAAATTATACCATGTTCTTCACTTCCAACATAGATGTAGGCATTTCATTTACAAATTTATATGGCACTAAAATCAGAGTTAAAACTCAACCAGATAAGGAAAATAGCACAGTTGCATTTCACTTCCAACATAGACATATGTGTTTCAGTTAGAAATCTGTAAGGCACTAAAACCTGAGCTAAAATTCAACCAGATAAGGAAAACGGCATAATTGCAATTAAAGAATTGCTAAAACCTAAATTAAAATTCAACCAGATAAGGAAATCAGCAACAATCACAGTTAAAGAATCGTTAATTTCTATTTCAACAGACCTTGATATCAAGTCGCAACTAGCAACGCAAATGCTCAAGCCAGTAGAGACTTAC
This window of the Solanum pennellii chromosome 2, SPENNV200 genome carries:
- the LOC107011005 gene encoding protein CHROMATIN REMODELING 4 isoform X1, with product MVKENGSPSSKMINRNWVLKRKRRKLPSGPDVSNGKEKASKPLDLPSSDSPNSRVKNEITSSRSSSKKKGNDGYYYECVVCDLGGNLLCCESCPRTYHIQCLDPPLKRIPTGKWECPTCYQKNDTHESVNPLDMVSKRARTKFTGGKAKNENKSSGISKISLIFESSIPGKKRSSGKERTPLSHLSQMEKPGNSSNDVPCDIEPSHCSLDGAADGSSLHIGADKEKEVPPADNPVEKEVPPSDTPAEKGVPSADTPLEKPSSSMNDATPFLNMTDSKTNDKASEKKPDLPSSDRSPGGEPVAVSEAASRKDRKRKPNFYNIDSQNKSRTDKGKQVADNTKRSGSKSSKLQKKRKRVNHQPSVTASNRDRRDTVETQLKDELVSEEGAQPSDLSHEAGKVAVEPLIYDNNGPSLQQVDRVLACRVQDDNISCSHDIPGINANDPALRDSAREEVNDGKPSGDVSVVEVGIEYPGSGSQETLDIPDKGKSSKDDTSKDEMHVCRRSGSRECTEGTGTVKEDSQGSVSEGAINNNEEDIAVNADDYLANTQNTSGESNDSTEKNYNDKTKSKDDVTSGTHEVGAAKGKDEMITTDTTSFKKSEETVLAKPSTSNSVNVVYEYLVKWVGKSNIHNSWIPESQLKILAKRKLDNYKAKYGTATINICDEQWKLPQRIIATRPGTSGSDEVFVRWTGLPYDECTWEKIEEPVIAKSSHLIDQFNQFESQALARNATKDDMARKRKERQKNDIVTLTEQPKELGGSLFPHQMEALNWLRKCWHKSKNVILADEMGLGKTISASAFLSSLYTEFNAALPSLVLVPLSTMPNWMAEFQLWAPHLNVVEYHGTAKARAVIRQFEWHSRDQSDLNKRSTSYKFNVLLTTYEMVLVDSTYLRGIPWEVLVVDEGHRLKNSSSKLFSMLNTFSFQHRVLLTGTPLQNNIGEMYNLLNFLQPSSFPSLSSFEEKFNDLTTAEKVEELKKLVAPHMLRRLKKDAMQNIPPKTERMVPVELSSIQAEYYRAMLTKNYQLLRNIGKGIAQQSMLNIVMQLRKVCNHPYLIPGTEPESGSVEFLHEMRIKASGKLTLLHSMLKSLHKEGHRVLIFSQMTKLLDILEDYLAIEFGQKTYERVDGSVAVADRQAAIARFNQDKSRFVFLLSTRSCGLGINLATADTVIIYDSDFNPHADIQAMNRAHRIGQSKRLLVYRLVVRASVEERILQLAKRKLMLDQLFVNKSGSQKEVEDILRWGTEELFSDSSSMAEKDAVENSSNKDETVPEVEHKRKRTGSLGDVYKDKCTKGSTMIVWDENAILKLLDRSNLQSESPDNNEAELENDMLGSVKSLEWNEDGAEEQAGIASDMVVSEDTCVQNVEKKEDNLASSSEENEWDKLLRVRWEKYQSEEEAALGRGKRLRKAISYREAYASHPNETLTENAVEGEPVPVPVPEPEREYSQAGRALKEKYAKLRAKQKERLARRNAIEEASGPMEEQAGRESLCHLLPPQAHYVNLMNVSSQHREEKHVVMNLENNSRLKSSETHKNMGDSTLRLGKLKHKVNDNIDLPSRGHPLADIPQSSNHAQDMSYIKSVDKHLLPILGLCAPNAHQVEAPQRNLSRSNVRQHRQGLGLEFPTIAPPPEISTEMVAKGFPPRFRLPDLPLDPSQQPPKNSLPDSYLPFNPHPRPALRERCSAGNLQNSCATSSDIQDRTALPKPFDKPLLPRYPFPAMNMPRPPSALFPNLSLGSRDVNESVREHPVLPFLPNLKFPPHDAPRFNPQEQEMPPVQGLGHMAPSSSSFPENHWKVLENIMLRTGLGSGNLLKRRNKLDVWSEDELDCLWIGVRRHGRGNWDAMLRDTKLKFSKYRTPEDLSIRWEEEQLKIMDGPALSAPKPSKPTKVGKSGLFSGISDGMMARALHGCKLNEQFLPTHLTDMKLGLRDLPSSFPHLEPPERLGLNSKHISHLPTPSADKYRVNIPRDLNAGPSDRLGAPSSFVTESPFLLNSSGSSSLGPLGLGCQNRFALQKENDDGASRFVNLPSLLDRSLNISHDSHNNVGGGESSNYPSLPVLDKGQKVSQSKGKEVVECSSLKNKLPHWLREAVNIPTKLPEPDLPPAVSAIAQSVRMLYGEENHTIPPFVIPSPPPSQPRDPRLSLKKKKKKKKKKNKHGLQVMRQFPIDFAGTIDVQGSSVLGESMAGTSSLQDPAFPLLSKVMDRTSGLPSNEANLNIPPLSVNVNPSTRTFPLMKKSSGLSPSPEVLRLVASCVAPGPPIATSSSFLGNMVPLPKSVDQVASSDTQDSHVAPGPPIATSPSFLGNMVPLPKSVDQVASSDTQDSHEKQETDQTSAPSTLGPFQAEKKVETNSRDSSKTESDSARARQEEVEEISSEGTVSDHQEDDREP